A single window of Streptomyces cathayae DNA harbors:
- the pcaH gene encoding protocatechuate 3,4-dioxygenase subunit beta, whose product MTNALTQHDIDQEIAAEHAAYEKRVADGAPVEHHPRRGYAPYRSSVLRHPEQPAIAVDVSKDPELVELASPAWGERDLTAVDNDLTRHHDGEPVGERITVSGRLLDRDGRPVRGQLVEIWQANSAGRYAHQREQHDAPLDPNFTGAGRTLTDADGFYRFTTIQPGPYPWRNHVNAWRPAHIHFSVFGSAFTQRLVTQMYFPGDPLFPYDPILQSVTDDAARQRLVATYDHGLSVPEFSLGYHWDIVLDGPRATWMEEGR is encoded by the coding sequence GTGACGAACGCACTCACCCAGCACGACATCGACCAGGAGATCGCGGCCGAGCACGCCGCGTACGAGAAGCGGGTGGCGGACGGCGCCCCCGTCGAGCATCATCCGCGCCGCGGCTACGCCCCGTACCGCTCCTCGGTGCTGCGCCACCCCGAGCAGCCGGCGATCGCCGTCGACGTGTCCAAGGACCCGGAGCTGGTGGAGCTGGCCTCCCCCGCCTGGGGCGAGCGGGACCTCACCGCCGTCGACAACGACCTCACCCGCCACCACGACGGCGAGCCCGTCGGTGAGCGCATCACCGTCTCCGGGCGGCTGCTGGACCGCGACGGGCGCCCCGTGCGCGGCCAGCTGGTGGAGATCTGGCAGGCCAACTCGGCCGGCCGGTACGCCCATCAGCGGGAGCAGCACGACGCCCCGCTGGACCCCAACTTCACCGGCGCCGGCCGCACCCTGACCGACGCCGACGGCTTCTACCGCTTCACGACCATCCAGCCGGGCCCGTACCCGTGGCGCAACCACGTCAACGCGTGGCGCCCGGCGCACATCCACTTCTCCGTCTTCGGCTCCGCTTTCACCCAGCGGCTGGTGACGCAGATGTACTTCCCGGGCGATCCGCTCTTCCCCTACGACCCGATCCTGCAGTCGGTGACCGACGACGCGGCCCGGCAGCGACTGGTGGCGACCTACGACCACGGCCTGTCGGTGCCGGAGTTCTCCCTCGG
- a CDS encoding ThuA domain-containing protein — MRLKGLSARSTRGTRSTGSVRRTGAGRRAWAATVTASVVAAGLLSGPAASARPDDDPALTTMSIKSPPGGADVRVLLFHGSAAGGDESPVVNAGIEAIERIGLSGPANQRFEVTATDDASVFTNDRRLGRFNAIVFLTGGGDVLDPAQEAGLEAYMEAGGGFVGIHDAARAEPYSDWFTGLIGARPAASGPAGVQRATVEVGDRRHPATKSLPQEWKRPDKWLNWTKNPSGEVHTVARVRESTYQPGASANGADHPVSWCRDYDGGRSFYTGMGGTVSSYDETEFRDHLRGALLWTTRLVQADCKATINKNYAAERLTRPNQPGQNDQIGEPHGLVTAPDGRVFYIGRGGADSSQPVITDWNDPDIGKGRGEIHVYDPETGKVTLAGALTVFGNKGGGDELVKVEEGLLGIELDPEFERNGWVYLHYTPHSEIDRVKRMADRRVSRFTFDESTGRLDLRSEKVLLDWPVQIHSCCHAGGGLAWDSEDNLYIATGDNNSSGFSSGYSGNNPEPNFKGVSFADARRTSGNTNNLNGKILRIHPEPDGTYTLPEGNLFTGEETAEGGGKTRGEIYVMGVRNPARIFVDPVTDVLYAGWVGPDAGQPSTTWGPAKYDTFAAITEASNRGWPYCMGNKQPYRDRNLPDPSQPLGWYDCDRPKNESPNNDGLVNLPPVTGNNIWYSPQGGGPDFPRDTNGVPSYKQDEATYRLPWLKGGGQAAMNGPVYRFDGASDSDTKWPAYWDGKWFVGDFYDADQPRNAVLMNPKTQGDGGLPVHSESLKKIVPVGNDGIKNLMDWKFGPDGALYVLDYGRGFFTSDAKSALWRVTYTGGGPTPAVGRLARGTE, encoded by the coding sequence ATGCGCTTAAAGGGGTTGAGTGCAAGAAGCACAAGAGGCACCAGGAGCACCGGAAGCGTGAGAAGGACCGGAGCGGGGCGAAGGGCGTGGGCGGCGACCGTCACCGCCTCGGTCGTCGCCGCCGGACTGCTGTCGGGTCCCGCCGCCAGCGCGCGCCCGGACGACGACCCGGCTCTGACAACGATGTCGATCAAGTCGCCTCCGGGCGGCGCGGACGTACGGGTGCTGCTCTTCCACGGTTCCGCCGCGGGCGGTGACGAGTCACCGGTGGTGAACGCCGGGATCGAGGCGATCGAGAGGATCGGGCTGTCCGGCCCGGCGAACCAGCGGTTCGAGGTCACCGCGACGGACGACGCCTCGGTCTTCACCAACGACAGGAGGCTGGGCCGCTTCAACGCGATCGTGTTCCTCACCGGCGGCGGGGACGTCCTCGACCCGGCCCAGGAGGCGGGCCTGGAGGCCTACATGGAGGCCGGCGGCGGGTTCGTCGGCATTCACGACGCGGCCCGTGCGGAGCCGTACTCGGACTGGTTCACCGGTCTCATCGGCGCCCGTCCGGCCGCGTCCGGCCCGGCCGGTGTCCAGCGCGCGACCGTCGAGGTCGGTGACCGGCGGCACCCGGCGACCAAGAGCCTGCCGCAGGAGTGGAAGCGGCCCGACAAGTGGCTGAACTGGACGAAGAACCCGTCCGGCGAGGTGCACACCGTGGCCAGGGTCCGCGAGTCGACCTACCAGCCCGGAGCGAGCGCCAACGGCGCCGACCACCCGGTGAGCTGGTGCCGTGACTACGACGGTGGCCGGTCCTTCTACACCGGGATGGGCGGCACGGTGTCGTCGTACGACGAGACCGAGTTCCGTGACCATCTGCGCGGCGCCCTGCTGTGGACCACACGGCTCGTCCAGGCGGACTGCAAGGCGACGATCAACAAGAACTACGCGGCGGAGCGGCTCACCCGGCCCAACCAGCCGGGCCAGAACGACCAGATCGGCGAGCCGCACGGACTGGTCACCGCCCCCGACGGCCGCGTCTTCTACATCGGCCGCGGCGGCGCCGACTCCTCCCAGCCGGTGATCACCGACTGGAACGATCCCGACATCGGCAAGGGCAGGGGCGAGATCCACGTCTACGACCCCGAGACCGGGAAGGTCACCCTGGCCGGCGCGCTCACCGTCTTCGGGAACAAGGGCGGCGGCGACGAACTGGTCAAGGTCGAGGAGGGGCTGCTCGGCATCGAGCTGGACCCGGAGTTCGAGCGGAACGGATGGGTGTATCTGCACTACACCCCCCACTCGGAGATCGACCGCGTCAAGCGCATGGCCGACCGGCGGGTCTCCCGCTTCACGTTCGACGAGTCCACCGGCAGACTGGACCTGCGCAGCGAGAAGGTGCTGCTCGACTGGCCGGTGCAGATACACAGCTGCTGCCATGCGGGCGGCGGGCTGGCCTGGGACTCCGAGGACAACCTGTACATCGCCACCGGTGACAACAACTCCAGTGGCTTCAGCAGTGGTTACTCGGGCAACAACCCCGAGCCGAACTTCAAGGGCGTCTCCTTCGCGGACGCGCGCCGTACATCCGGCAACACCAACAACCTCAACGGCAAGATCCTGCGCATCCACCCGGAGCCGGACGGCACGTACACCCTCCCCGAGGGCAATCTGTTCACCGGTGAGGAGACCGCGGAGGGCGGCGGCAAGACGCGCGGCGAGATCTACGTGATGGGGGTGCGCAACCCGGCGCGCATCTTCGTCGACCCGGTGACCGACGTGCTCTACGCCGGCTGGGTCGGCCCGGACGCGGGGCAGCCGTCGACGACCTGGGGCCCGGCCAAGTACGACACCTTCGCCGCGATCACCGAGGCGTCCAACCGCGGCTGGCCGTACTGCATGGGCAACAAGCAGCCCTACCGGGACCGCAATCTGCCCGATCCGTCCCAGCCGCTGGGCTGGTACGACTGCGACCGCCCGAAGAACGAGTCGCCGAACAACGACGGCCTGGTCAACCTGCCGCCGGTGACCGGCAACAACATCTGGTACTCGCCGCAGGGCGGCGGCCCGGACTTCCCCCGGGACACGAACGGCGTCCCCTCCTACAAGCAGGACGAGGCCACCTACAGGCTGCCCTGGCTCAAGGGCGGCGGGCAGGCCGCGATGAACGGGCCCGTCTACCGCTTCGACGGGGCGAGCGACAGTGACACCAAATGGCCGGCCTACTGGGACGGCAAGTGGTTCGTCGGCGACTTCTACGACGCCGACCAGCCGCGCAACGCGGTGCTCATGAACCCGAAGACGCAGGGCGACGGCGGGCTGCCGGTGCACTCGGAGTCCCTGAAGAAGATCGTGCCGGTCGGGAACGACGGCATCAAGAACCTGATGGACTGGAAGTTCGGTCCGGACGGCGCGCTGTACGTCCTCGACTACGGCCGCGGCTTCTTCACCTCGGACGCCAAGTCCGCGCTGTGGCGGGTCACCTACACGGGCGGCGGCCCGACCCCGGCCGTCGGCCGGCTGGCGAGGGGAACCGAGTGA
- a CDS encoding MarR family winged helix-turn-helix transcriptional regulator — translation MGAYTAAVDLTGHPGHLARRLQQAHHLLWNTMVSEEITSPQFAVLNALVAEPGLDQRTVGERVGLDRSTIAEVVARLLRRDLLDKVRDPRDGRRFLLRLTDDGLRAHRRLAVRTARMNQVFLAPLGDEEQAAFFELIRRVADAAEELRHPAAPSNR, via the coding sequence GTGGGGGCGTACACGGCAGCGGTGGACCTCACCGGCCATCCCGGGCATCTGGCCCGGCGGCTCCAGCAGGCGCACCACCTGCTGTGGAACACGATGGTCTCCGAGGAGATCACCTCGCCGCAGTTCGCGGTCCTCAACGCGCTCGTCGCCGAGCCCGGCCTGGACCAGCGCACGGTGGGGGAGCGGGTGGGGCTCGACCGGTCCACCATCGCCGAGGTGGTCGCCCGGCTCCTCCGGCGGGACCTGCTGGACAAGGTCCGTGATCCGCGGGACGGCCGCCGCTTCCTGCTCCGGCTCACGGACGACGGTCTGCGCGCCCACCGCAGGCTGGCGGTGCGCACCGCCCGGATGAACCAGGTCTTCCTGGCCCCGCTGGGCGACGAGGAGCAGGCCGCCTTCTTCGAGCTGATCCGCCGGGTGGCGGACGCGGCCGAGGAGCTGCGCCATCCCGCCGCCCCGTCGAACCGGTGA
- a CDS encoding DUF3048 domain-containing protein encodes MGRGTRARRAARTRRTTRTRGTATARALLTVLLAAGLAAGCTASGSPDDDGRGESWPSPLEPRPDGAGGSQVLAVKLDNTPAARPQTGLDAADVVYVEQVEGGLSRLMAVYATRLPESVGPVRSAREADLELLRQFDRPILAFSGAQSRLLPLIGEAPLEALTPGTPGSEAGVYSRATDRSSPHNLYLHPRRLLDDPPGPSALTTGFHHGPPPPDGTPEATHTVRYPAARFAFTWSDARDRWLVSMDGDPAVTPRGERLAPATVVVQYVTVRPSDYRDYLGNNTPYTETVGSGEATVLRDGRAHEVRWSRPDATDGTSFTTDDGAPVNFARGQVWVVYAKAP; translated from the coding sequence ATGGGACGAGGGACGCGCGCACGACGTGCGGCACGTACGCGGCGCACGACACGCACACGGGGCACGGCAACGGCGAGAGCACTGCTGACGGTACTCCTGGCGGCCGGTCTGGCGGCCGGCTGCACGGCCTCGGGCAGCCCGGACGACGACGGCCGCGGAGAGTCCTGGCCGTCGCCGCTCGAGCCGCGGCCGGACGGGGCCGGCGGCTCTCAGGTGCTCGCCGTGAAGCTCGACAACACTCCCGCGGCCCGGCCGCAGACCGGCCTGGACGCGGCGGACGTGGTGTACGTCGAGCAGGTCGAGGGCGGGCTGAGCCGGCTGATGGCGGTCTACGCCACCCGGCTGCCCGAGTCCGTGGGTCCGGTGCGCAGCGCCCGGGAGGCCGATCTGGAGCTGCTGCGCCAGTTCGACCGGCCGATCCTGGCGTTCTCCGGGGCGCAGAGCAGACTGCTGCCACTGATCGGCGAGGCTCCGCTGGAGGCCCTGACCCCGGGGACGCCCGGCTCCGAGGCGGGTGTCTACAGCCGGGCCACCGACCGGTCCTCCCCGCACAACCTCTATCTCCACCCCCGGCGGCTCCTGGACGACCCGCCCGGGCCCTCCGCGCTGACCACCGGCTTCCACCACGGTCCGCCGCCCCCGGACGGCACACCCGAGGCCACGCACACGGTGCGCTATCCGGCGGCCCGCTTCGCCTTCACCTGGTCCGACGCCCGCGACCGCTGGCTGGTCTCGATGGACGGCGATCCCGCGGTCACCCCGCGGGGCGAGCGGCTGGCGCCCGCGACCGTCGTCGTGCAGTACGTGACCGTCCGCCCCTCCGACTACCGCGACTACCTCGGCAACAACACTCCGTACACCGAGACGGTGGGCTCCGGGGAGGCCACCGTGCTGCGCGACGGGCGCGCCCACGAGGTCCGCTGGAGCAGGCCGGACGCCACGGACGGCACCTCGTTCACGACGGACGACGGCGCTCCGGTGAACTTCGCGCGGGGGCAGGTGTGGGTGGTCTACGCGAAGGCCCCCTGA
- a CDS encoding OmpL47-type beta-barrel domain-containing protein, which produces MMFGLQTVSAADDTEAPGAEAAEQVLTWTAGNDIDTYLSAPATAVAGPATIVFENSVATGNTTGMPHTLTFVTSDPEFNDDVQLNILANPNDAQKGRYTAEVTLTPGRYFYHCTIPGHGQMQGILVVTEGSGEDTTAPEATAKVTGTQNAEGAYVGSASVAVTATDAGSGVDRIEYAIGADGAWQPYTAPVVVDQVGTHTVRYRALDKAGNVSAEQSVGFTVVAPPTDDTTAPETSATVAGQKNADGAYIDMATVTVTASDTGSGVNTIEYAIGSGAWQVYTGPVMVHQVGTHTVRYRATDKAGNAAAEKSVAFTVVSAPPQDTTPPVTGVTVEGSKNSAGAYVGSAKVTVSATDGHGSGVAGIEYSLDGGPYLAYTAPVVVDRAGRHTLAYRASDKAGNTSAPLTVSFTVVSGQVPPPPCPEFDERPTVFVGEVDSGVPNRVTDNRCRVGELIEDEKEWTSHALFLKHVRGVLDKLEKEGVVDRREYRAIDRAARQSGIGTPGQTEGYRTILDGSADSLAKWQQVGGGSFGLNPDGSITSGTTRAGLGMLWFPERKYGDFSLKLQWRDDAPGTGNANSGVFVRFPQVHDHPEETRPEWVAIKYGHEVQVFDSPVGDMYKTGSVYGFDRVGLAGAGVTQKGTWNDYEIRVVDQHYSVYRNGVLINEFDNTGGQDFTPPRSDDPGTDGRRFASGYVGLQVHGTTDVVSYRDVRIKELP; this is translated from the coding sequence ATGATGTTCGGCCTGCAGACCGTCTCCGCGGCCGACGACACCGAGGCCCCCGGGGCCGAGGCGGCGGAACAGGTGCTCACCTGGACCGCGGGCAACGACATCGACACGTACCTCTCGGCACCGGCGACCGCGGTGGCCGGACCGGCGACGATCGTCTTCGAGAACAGCGTGGCCACCGGCAACACCACCGGCATGCCGCACACGTTGACGTTCGTCACCTCGGACCCCGAGTTCAACGACGACGTCCAGCTCAACATCCTGGCCAACCCCAACGACGCCCAGAAAGGCCGGTACACCGCCGAGGTCACGCTCACCCCGGGCCGCTACTTCTACCACTGCACGATCCCCGGCCACGGCCAGATGCAGGGCATCCTGGTGGTGACCGAGGGCAGCGGTGAGGACACCACGGCGCCCGAGGCGACCGCCAAGGTGACCGGCACGCAGAACGCCGAGGGCGCCTACGTCGGTTCGGCGAGTGTCGCCGTCACGGCGACCGACGCGGGTTCGGGCGTCGACCGGATCGAGTACGCGATCGGCGCCGACGGCGCCTGGCAGCCGTACACCGCGCCGGTCGTCGTCGACCAGGTCGGTACGCACACGGTGCGCTACCGCGCCCTGGACAAGGCGGGCAACGTCTCGGCGGAGCAGAGCGTCGGGTTCACCGTCGTCGCCCCGCCGACGGACGACACCACCGCACCGGAGACCTCGGCGACGGTCGCCGGGCAGAAGAACGCCGACGGCGCGTACATCGACATGGCGACCGTCACCGTCACCGCCTCCGACACGGGCTCCGGCGTCAACACCATCGAGTACGCGATCGGTTCCGGCGCCTGGCAGGTCTACACCGGCCCGGTGATGGTGCACCAGGTGGGCACGCACACCGTGCGTTACCGCGCCACGGACAAGGCGGGCAACGCGGCGGCCGAGAAGAGCGTCGCGTTCACCGTCGTCTCCGCGCCCCCGCAGGACACCACCCCGCCGGTGACCGGCGTGACCGTCGAGGGTTCGAAGAACTCCGCCGGGGCGTACGTCGGCAGCGCGAAGGTGACCGTCAGCGCCACCGACGGGCACGGTTCCGGTGTCGCCGGCATCGAGTACTCGCTCGACGGCGGGCCCTACCTGGCGTACACGGCGCCCGTGGTCGTCGACCGGGCGGGCAGGCACACCCTGGCGTACCGGGCGAGCGACAAGGCGGGCAACACCTCCGCCCCGCTCACGGTGAGCTTCACGGTCGTGTCGGGCCAGGTTCCCCCGCCCCCCTGCCCGGAGTTCGACGAGCGGCCGACGGTGTTCGTCGGCGAGGTCGACTCGGGTGTGCCCAACCGGGTCACCGACAACCGGTGCCGGGTCGGCGAGCTGATCGAGGACGAGAAGGAGTGGACGTCCCACGCGCTGTTCCTGAAGCACGTCAGGGGCGTGCTGGACAAGCTCGAGAAGGAAGGGGTCGTCGACCGGCGGGAGTACCGGGCGATCGACCGGGCGGCCCGTCAGTCCGGGATCGGCACGCCGGGCCAGACCGAGGGCTACCGCACGATCCTCGACGGCAGTGCGGACTCGCTCGCCAAGTGGCAGCAGGTGGGCGGGGGTTCGTTCGGGCTGAACCCGGACGGGTCGATCACCTCCGGCACCACCAGGGCCGGACTCGGCATGCTGTGGTTCCCCGAGCGCAAGTACGGCGACTTCTCGCTGAAGCTGCAGTGGCGGGACGACGCGCCGGGCACCGGCAACGCCAACTCCGGTGTGTTCGTGCGGTTCCCGCAGGTGCACGACCATCCGGAGGAGACGCGGCCGGAGTGGGTCGCCATCAAGTACGGGCACGAGGTGCAGGTGTTCGACTCCCCCGTCGGCGACATGTACAAGACGGGCTCGGTCTACGGCTTCGACCGGGTGGGCCTGGCCGGTGCGGGCGTGACGCAGAAGGGCACCTGGAACGACTACGAGATCCGCGTGGTGGACCAGCACTACTCGGTCTACCGCAACGGTGTGCTGATCAACGAGTTCGACAACACCGGCGGGCAGGACTTCACCCCGCCGCGCTCGGACGACCCGGGCACGGACGGGCGGCGGTTCGCCTCCGGCTACGTCGGACTCCAGGTCCACGGCACCACCGACGTGGTCTCGTACCGGGACGTCCGGATCAAGGAACTGCCGTGA
- a CDS encoding zinc-dependent alcohol dehydrogenase — MRAVTWQGKRDVRVENVPDPRIEEPTDAVIRITSTGLCGSDLHLYEVLTPFMTPGDILGHEPMGIVEEVGAAVPDLQAGDRVVVPFQIACGNCWMCLTGLPTQCETTQVSAEGMGAALFGYTRLYGAVPGGQAEYLRVPQAQFGPIKVPQGSPDDRFVYLSDVLPTAWQAVAYAEVPKGGSIAVLGLGPIGDMACRIARLRGAGQVFGVDLVPERLRRARDRGVETFDLRSFDDEKELVTAIRDRTDGRGPDAVIDAVGTEAHGSAAARMVQNASALLPRKLSGPLAERLSVDRLAALHTAIELVRRGGTISITGVYGGMADPMPMLTLFDKQIQMRMGQANVRRWSDEIIPHLTDDDPLGVEDFATHRVPLSDAPRAYEMFQHKQDGAVKVLMQP; from the coding sequence ATGAGGGCAGTGACCTGGCAGGGAAAGCGGGACGTGAGGGTGGAGAACGTGCCCGATCCCCGGATCGAGGAACCCACGGACGCCGTCATCCGGATCACCTCCACCGGCCTGTGCGGCTCCGACCTGCATCTGTACGAGGTGCTCACCCCGTTCATGACCCCGGGCGACATCCTCGGCCACGAGCCGATGGGCATCGTCGAGGAGGTCGGCGCCGCCGTGCCGGACCTCCAGGCCGGCGACCGGGTCGTGGTGCCGTTCCAGATCGCCTGCGGCAACTGCTGGATGTGCCTCACCGGCCTGCCCACCCAGTGCGAGACCACTCAGGTCAGCGCCGAGGGCATGGGCGCGGCCCTGTTCGGCTACACCCGCCTCTACGGCGCGGTACCGGGCGGCCAGGCCGAGTACCTGCGGGTCCCGCAGGCCCAGTTCGGCCCCATCAAGGTCCCCCAGGGGTCGCCCGACGACCGGTTCGTCTACCTCTCCGACGTGCTGCCCACCGCCTGGCAGGCGGTCGCCTACGCCGAGGTCCCGAAGGGCGGCAGCATCGCCGTGCTCGGTCTCGGCCCCATCGGCGACATGGCCTGCAGGATCGCCCGGCTCAGGGGAGCCGGCCAGGTCTTCGGGGTGGACCTGGTCCCGGAACGCCTGCGCCGGGCGCGCGACCGGGGCGTGGAGACCTTCGACCTGCGCTCCTTCGACGACGAGAAGGAACTCGTCACCGCCATCCGCGACCGGACCGACGGCCGCGGTCCCGACGCCGTGATCGACGCCGTGGGCACCGAGGCGCACGGCAGCGCGGCGGCCCGCATGGTGCAGAACGCCTCCGCGCTGCTCCCCCGCAAACTGAGCGGTCCCCTGGCGGAACGCCTCAGCGTGGACCGGCTCGCCGCCCTCCACACCGCGATCGAGCTCGTGCGGCGCGGTGGCACCATCTCGATCACCGGCGTCTACGGCGGCATGGCCGACCCGATGCCCATGCTCACCCTGTTCGACAAGCAGATCCAGATGCGCATGGGGCAGGCGAACGTACGCCGCTGGAGCGACGAGATCATCCCCCACCTCACGGACGACGACCCCCTCGGCGTCGAGGACTTCGCCACCCACCGCGTACCGCTGTCGGACGCGCCCCGGGCCTACGAGATGTTCCAGCACAAGCAGGACGGCGCGGTCAAGGTGCTCATGCAGCCGTGA